One genomic region from Streptomyces sp. NBC_01431 encodes:
- a CDS encoding SpoIIE family protein phosphatase, with protein MRTEDVLAAIATGLWRWDNASGTVTLDAEAARLLGLPAERVTTTEGAVRSRFHPVDWNEVDGIINLAVAEGTLAEARLRIMDESGRVLRTVRSRSKPLASGDSYVLIGTLQEVAEPQPGTTAAQTSITGDWRRSREAFLLDAGRALAEARSTSEVLRVAASLSMPGFSPDGLAVFGVAGERLTIIGHHGHNPGDDGPFAEISLDMDYPAADVVRNGRAIYLPTPQEYRRRFPATWPMAQRFDRQSWAFVPLIVAGRTIGAWMAAFKHPVAFTPDERSVLTTVARMLAQALARAGEAENERELSLGLQRSMMPTLGPEIPGMTVAARYVPTGGGLQVGGDWYDMIPLPTGSFALVIGDVQGHDVRAAGLMGQLRIALRAYASEGHRPDAVLSRASRFLYGITESYGVPEPAGDGHEDYAPRFATCLYIEVDPATGTLDIARAGHPDPVIRTADGTALIRPTAGGLPLGIEADSDYPTTRLVLEPTETIMICTDGLIETGGHDMASGWTRLRPVLEKDPDQGLEQLADELVQAVHGPSSHYTTGPLVDRREDDVALLLLRRNAGGGAGPATTTAIRRTALTVAQAEPERIAGARRQLRELLHDWADEEQVDSAVLMISEMITNVLVHTDGDAVLVAEACGPLGTRRLRVEVADASDELPHRRRPGEMASSGRGLVLMQMLADAWGVDPRGDGKSIWFELHEAGAGGSRETEGSPEVEG; from the coding sequence ATGCGCACAGAGGACGTCCTGGCCGCTATCGCGACTGGCCTGTGGCGCTGGGACAACGCATCCGGGACGGTCACCCTCGACGCCGAGGCCGCCCGGCTGCTCGGCCTGCCCGCGGAACGGGTGACGACGACCGAGGGGGCCGTGCGCTCGCGCTTTCACCCCGTCGACTGGAACGAGGTCGACGGCATCATCAATCTCGCCGTCGCCGAGGGCACCCTCGCCGAGGCCCGGCTGCGGATCATGGACGAGAGCGGCCGGGTACTCCGTACCGTACGCAGCCGCTCCAAGCCGCTGGCCAGCGGCGACAGCTACGTACTGATCGGCACCCTCCAGGAGGTCGCCGAGCCGCAGCCGGGCACCACGGCCGCCCAGACCTCGATCACCGGCGACTGGCGGCGCTCGCGCGAGGCGTTCCTGCTGGACGCCGGCCGCGCGCTCGCCGAGGCCCGCTCGACCTCGGAGGTGTTGAGGGTGGCCGCCTCGCTCTCCATGCCCGGGTTCTCGCCGGACGGCCTCGCGGTGTTCGGGGTGGCGGGCGAGCGGCTGACGATCATCGGGCACCACGGGCACAACCCCGGCGACGACGGGCCCTTCGCGGAGATCTCGCTCGACATGGACTACCCGGCGGCCGATGTCGTGCGCAACGGACGAGCGATCTACCTGCCGACGCCACAGGAGTACCGGCGCCGCTTCCCCGCCACCTGGCCGATGGCGCAGCGCTTCGACCGCCAGTCGTGGGCGTTCGTCCCGCTGATCGTCGCCGGCCGGACGATCGGGGCGTGGATGGCGGCGTTCAAGCACCCGGTGGCGTTCACCCCCGACGAGCGCTCGGTCCTGACGACGGTGGCCCGCATGCTGGCGCAGGCCCTGGCCAGGGCGGGCGAGGCGGAGAACGAACGCGAACTCTCGCTCGGCCTGCAACGCTCGATGATGCCGACGCTCGGTCCCGAGATCCCCGGCATGACGGTCGCCGCCCGCTACGTCCCGACCGGCGGCGGCCTCCAGGTCGGCGGCGACTGGTATGACATGATCCCGCTGCCGACCGGCAGCTTCGCCCTGGTCATCGGCGACGTACAGGGCCATGACGTCCGGGCCGCCGGGCTGATGGGCCAGCTGCGCATCGCGCTGCGGGCGTACGCGAGCGAGGGCCACCGCCCCGACGCGGTCCTCTCCCGCGCTTCCCGCTTCCTGTACGGGATCACCGAGTCGTACGGGGTGCCCGAGCCGGCGGGCGACGGTCACGAGGACTACGCGCCGCGCTTCGCCACCTGCCTGTACATCGAGGTCGACCCGGCCACCGGCACCCTCGACATCGCACGGGCCGGCCACCCCGACCCGGTGATCCGCACCGCCGACGGCACCGCGCTGATACGCCCCACCGCGGGCGGTCTCCCGCTCGGCATCGAGGCGGACTCCGACTACCCCACGACCCGGCTCGTCCTCGAACCCACCGAGACGATCATGATCTGCACGGACGGCCTGATCGAGACCGGGGGCCACGACATGGCCAGCGGCTGGACCCGGCTGCGCCCCGTCCTGGAGAAGGACCCGGACCAGGGCCTTGAGCAACTCGCCGACGAGTTGGTCCAGGCCGTGCACGGGCCCTCCTCGCACTACACGACGGGTCCACTGGTGGACCGCCGCGAGGACGACGTCGCGCTGCTGCTGCTCCGCCGAAACGCTGGCGGCGGCGCCGGTCCCGCCACGACCACCGCCATCCGCCGCACCGCGCTGACCGTCGCCCAGGCCGAACCCGAGCGCATCGCGGGCGCCCGCAGGCAGCTGCGCGAACTCCTCCACGACTGGGCGGACGAGGAGCAGGTCGACTCGGCGGTCCTGATGATCTCGGAGATGATCACCAACGTCCTCGTCCACACCGACGGCGACGCGGTGCTGGTGGCGGAGGCCTGCGGCCCGCTGGGCACCCGCCGCCTGCGCGTCGAGGTCGCCGACGCCAGCGACGAACTCCCGCACCGCCGCCGCCCCGGCGAAATGGCATCCAGCGGCCGGGGCCTGGTCCTGA